The following are encoded together in the Methanothermobacter tenebrarum genome:
- a CDS encoding SIS domain-containing protein: MKYDMYDEILQQPRSLMETLKKEKSHMDEISNELCEYDKIYLIGCGSSLSTCYSVRDAINICYDMDIGIFTGYEFLYHKKIQDKNSIIILTSQSGETADTLAALRKAKKYNLKTITITNEAASTMARESDDVILTHCQRENAIVATKTYINQLLCLYYTLFGVYDDEFSKNILKDLEKLPKVTDELVNETEEESKLLAFEFKDDDMFYCMGSGPNYGLAYKLAMTMFMEGALKHACPLYSGEFRHGLIEKVEEGVPIVFLEADLPGDVLTRKSIEFCEKINAKSIIFSMKDYSNLNRLLSPFILVIPLEWFIYYLASYNNKDPGSTRHIGKVRY; encoded by the coding sequence ATGAAGTATGATATGTATGATGAAATCCTTCAACAACCACGGTCGCTGATGGAAACATTAAAAAAAGAAAAATCTCATATGGATGAAATCTCCAATGAACTGTGTGAATATGATAAAATATACCTTATAGGATGTGGAAGCTCCCTTTCAACATGCTATTCAGTGCGTGATGCCATTAATATCTGTTATGACATGGATATAGGTATATTCACAGGCTACGAATTTCTTTACCATAAAAAAATCCAAGATAAGAATTCTATCATCATATTAACTTCACAGTCTGGTGAAACAGCTGATACCCTCGCAGCATTGCGGAAAGCAAAGAAATATAATCTGAAAACCATAACAATAACCAATGAGGCTGCCAGTACCATGGCTAGGGAATCAGATGATGTAATATTGACACATTGCCAGCGGGAGAATGCAATAGTAGCGACAAAAACATATATAAACCAGTTACTCTGCCTATATTACACCCTCTTCGGAGTCTATGATGATGAATTTTCAAAAAATATACTCAAAGACCTTGAGAAGTTACCAAAGGTCACTGATGAGCTTGTAAATGAGACAGAAGAGGAGAGCAAGCTCCTTGCATTTGAATTCAAGGATGATGACATGTTTTATTGTATGGGGAGCGGTCCAAATTATGGTCTCGCCTATAAACTTGCAATGACCATGTTCATGGAAGGAGCGCTTAAACATGCTTGTCCACTTTATTCAGGAGAATTTAGACACGGATTGATCGAAAAAGTTGAAGAGGGCGTCCCAATAGTATTCTTAGAAGCCGATCTTCCGGGTGATGTTCTAACGAGGAAATCCATCGAATTCTGTGAAAAAATTAATGCAAAGAGTATAATTTTTTCAATGAAGGACTACAGTAACCTTAACAGGCTTTTATCACCTTTTATATTGGTCATACCACTTGAATGGTTCATATATTATCTCGCATCTTATAATAACAAGGATCCTGGGAGCACAAGACATATTGGGAAGGTGAGATACTAA
- a CDS encoding thiamine-phosphate synthase family protein produces the protein MLEIENLKKALEMITSSRGFYRLIPEVRTNIVMAKENARTINDVAGIPGRITVHKKEVFACREPEYGASSHLARLILEIRKHDPTRRSAINIRYDKAIIEFCEMIGLKVSYYDRRKEPREIKGKEGATIPWGVKVAIRRIGEVPDVIYHKGDWGKEPMIVLLASDAIEAARMAIKIGEEVRI, from the coding sequence ATGTTAGAGATTGAAAATTTAAAAAAAGCCCTTGAAATGATAACCTCCTCAAGGGGTTTTTATAGGCTCATCCCAGAAGTGAGAACGAATATAGTGATGGCGAAAGAAAATGCTAGGACAATTAATGACGTGGCCGGGATCCCAGGGAGGATCACAGTCCATAAAAAGGAGGTCTTCGCGTGCAGAGAACCTGAATATGGAGCTTCTTCACATTTAGCACGTCTCATATTAGAGATAAGAAAACATGACCCCACCCGAAGGAGTGCTATTAATATAAGATATGATAAGGCCATCATAGAATTTTGTGAAATGATAGGCCTTAAAGTTTCATATTATGATAGGAGAAAAGAGCCAAGGGAGATCAAAGGGAAAGAAGGCGCAACTATACCATGGGGTGTTAAAGTCGCCATTAGAAGGATAGGTGAAGTACCCGATGTAATATATCATAAGGGAGATTGGGGAAAAGAGCCCATGATAGTATTATTGGCATCTGATGCTATTGAAGCTGCTAGAATGGCCATAAAAATAGGGGAGGAAGTTAGGATATGA
- a CDS encoding DUF447 domain-containing protein, translating into MKPIKDYKEVESLKSLKMEKGLLYETIVTTLNPDGEGNAAPIGVICKSPREIILYLYEGSHTLSNILATGNFTVNITDDPILFTEATLGDLEDDYFTPYSDYLILKGASSFFTATTKKVKSIKKRDRYGESELFIITAAVKRIWKGKSFKEPLNRSIYAIIESLINYTRINRAENKEDIINRILEMKRVVDKVGGPREKMAMKRIIDSVKIKLDQQSDVLQH; encoded by the coding sequence GTGAAACCTATAAAAGATTACAAAGAAGTGGAAAGCCTCAAATCACTCAAAATGGAAAAGGGCCTATTATACGAGACCATAGTAACAACATTAAATCCTGATGGTGAAGGTAACGCAGCACCCATTGGTGTAATATGTAAAAGTCCAAGGGAGATCATATTATACCTCTATGAAGGGAGCCATACCCTCTCCAATATACTGGCTACTGGTAATTTCACAGTTAATATCACAGATGATCCCATATTGTTCACAGAAGCCACACTAGGGGATCTTGAAGATGACTATTTCACCCCATATTCTGATTATTTGATTTTGAAGGGTGCTTCATCATTCTTCACAGCAACTACAAAAAAAGTGAAGAGCATCAAAAAAAGGGACCGGTACGGGGAATCTGAATTATTCATTATAACAGCGGCTGTTAAAAGGATATGGAAGGGTAAAAGTTTCAAAGAACCATTAAACAGGAGCATATACGCGATTATAGAATCCCTGATAAATTATACTCGTATAAATCGTGCGGAAAATAAGGAAGATATTATAAATCGGATATTAGAAATGAAAAGGGTGGTTGATAAGGTAGGAGGGCCCAGGGAAAAAATGGCTATGAAACGGATAATAGATTCCGTTAAGATAAAATTGGATCAACAAAGCGACGTTCTTCAACATTAA
- the speB gene encoding agmatinase, which translates to MLGIPFDSTATYMPGARFGPSAIREASYNFEKYNLTFNRELNVPVFDLGDVIVAAGDFKETSKRIMDTLTRLLSHDLKPLILGGEHTITYPIVKVLQSKQNPIIIHFDAHMDMKDHYNGKFSHATVMRRIYELEPPSIIMIGVRSASKEEIEFVQEHEIEYYTSQMIRNDMEEVTRKLKAISGPVYVTVDLDVLDPSYAPMVGNPTPCGLTPFHMEKFIEIISRKDIMGFDIVEVTSHVKGDQTGLNAAKILHDLLSLKS; encoded by the coding sequence ATGCTTGGCATCCCCTTCGATTCCACAGCAACTTATATGCCAGGGGCTAGATTTGGTCCATCAGCCATTAGAGAGGCATCATATAATTTTGAAAAGTATAATCTAACCTTTAACAGGGAGCTTAATGTGCCCGTTTTTGATTTGGGTGACGTTATAGTTGCAGCAGGGGATTTCAAAGAAACATCGAAGAGGATAATGGACACACTAACTAGACTATTATCCCATGATCTTAAACCCTTAATACTCGGAGGGGAGCATACAATAACCTACCCCATTGTAAAAGTCCTACAATCCAAGCAAAATCCTATTATTATCCATTTTGATGCGCACATGGACATGAAAGATCATTATAATGGAAAATTTTCACATGCAACAGTAATGAGGAGAATATATGAACTCGAACCTCCAAGTATAATCATGATAGGTGTCAGATCCGCGTCCAAAGAGGAAATAGAATTTGTCCAAGAACATGAAATTGAATATTACACTTCACAGATGATTCGAAATGACATGGAAGAAGTGACACGTAAACTCAAAGCTATTAGCGGCCCAGTATATGTAACGGTTGACCTCGATGTCTTGGACCCATCTTATGCCCCCATGGTAGGTAATCCAACCCCTTGTGGACTTACACCATTCCACATGGAAAAGTTCATCGAAATTATAAGCAGAAAAGATATAATGGGCTTCGATATAGTGGAGGTCACATCCCATGTGAAGGGTGATCAGACCGGACTCAATGCTGCTAAGATTCTACACGATTTACTCTCCCTAAAGTCATGA
- a CDS encoding translation initiation factor IF-5A yields MSKKVVEVKSLKVGKYVIIDDEPSKIMNISTSSPGKHGSAKARIEAIGIFDNQKRSIVKPVDAKIEIPIIDKRTAQVLAIMGDDVQLMDLETYETFETPIPEDLKDKIAEGSEVEYITTMGKNKLMRVK; encoded by the coding sequence ATGTCAAAGAAGGTAGTGGAAGTCAAAAGTTTGAAAGTTGGAAAATATGTGATCATAGATGACGAACCATCAAAGATCATGAACATATCAACGTCATCACCAGGAAAACATGGCTCTGCAAAGGCCCGTATTGAAGCGATAGGCATATTTGACAATCAAAAGAGGAGCATAGTAAAACCTGTTGATGCTAAGATAGAAATACCAATAATCGATAAGAGAACAGCCCAAGTATTGGCTATTATGGGTGATGACGTCCAATTAATGGACCTTGAAACCTATGAAACATTTGAGACACCCATCCCCGAGGATTTAAAGGACAAAATTGCTGAGGGGAGCGAAGTAGAGTACATTACCACAATGGGTAAAAATAAACTTATGAGAGTTAAATGA
- the ade gene encoding adenine deaminase: MIILLKGNILNVFTGDIYPAEIIIEDGMIKIVRKIEGDFDGILLPGFIDSHTHIESSLMTPSSFAEATIPHGTTAVISDPHEIANVMGLEGIDFMIEDSKRVPLKFFFTAPSCVPPTEFETAGANIGVNEIRALLERDEIVALGEMMDFPGVISEDPQVIDKIKAAKKARKPIDGHAPLLSGDDLCKYVEKGISTDHESVYAEEAQEKIELGMKIMIREGSSAKNLQELAKVGGDFLVSDDVEPGDLIEGHMDMILRKAVEYGIDEVEAVRMVTINPADHYSLDSGAIAPGRPADIVLVDNLKNFTVKKVFINGELVAKDGEKLFKVKGNGKTPPQGKIRIKDLKSSRLEIRASGSKARVRVIKVFEEQIITSESTHELPIKDGIVQPLPEDDILKVSVIDRYGHGNIGNGFVEGFGIREGALASTVAHDSHNLIVVGTSTDYMMRAVEILRRSGGGLVAVAPNESVHLRLPVAGLMSHESVNILACKARQLNDFVADMGSSLSNPFMTMSFLSLLVIPQLRLSDRGLFNVEERRFVDPILS, from the coding sequence GTGATAATATTGCTAAAGGGGAACATATTAAATGTCTTCACAGGTGACATATACCCTGCTGAGATAATCATAGAAGATGGTATGATAAAAATTGTGAGAAAAATAGAAGGAGATTTTGATGGAATCCTACTCCCAGGTTTCATAGATTCACATACACACATTGAAAGCTCACTGATGACACCATCATCCTTTGCAGAAGCCACCATACCACATGGGACCACAGCAGTGATAAGCGACCCCCATGAGATAGCAAATGTAATGGGTCTTGAGGGAATCGATTTCATGATAGAAGATTCAAAGAGAGTCCCCTTAAAATTCTTTTTCACAGCACCATCATGTGTACCCCCAACAGAATTCGAGACAGCAGGTGCTAATATAGGAGTCAATGAAATAAGAGCCCTTCTTGAAAGGGATGAAATAGTAGCCTTGGGGGAGATGATGGATTTCCCAGGTGTCATATCAGAAGACCCCCAAGTCATCGATAAGATAAAAGCCGCGAAAAAGGCGCGCAAGCCTATAGATGGACATGCACCACTCCTATCAGGGGATGATCTTTGCAAATATGTGGAGAAGGGGATATCAACCGATCACGAGTCAGTATACGCGGAAGAAGCCCAGGAAAAAATAGAATTAGGAATGAAGATTATGATAAGGGAGGGTTCATCAGCAAAGAACCTCCAAGAGCTTGCAAAAGTCGGTGGAGACTTCCTAGTATCTGATGATGTGGAACCAGGAGACCTCATCGAAGGCCATATGGACATGATCCTTAGAAAAGCCGTGGAATATGGCATTGATGAAGTAGAAGCTGTTCGAATGGTCACGATAAACCCTGCGGATCACTACTCACTAGATTCTGGTGCAATAGCCCCTGGGAGACCTGCTGATATCGTATTAGTTGACAATTTGAAAAATTTCACAGTCAAAAAAGTATTTATTAACGGTGAACTCGTTGCAAAGGACGGTGAAAAACTATTTAAAGTCAAAGGAAATGGGAAAACACCACCCCAGGGGAAAATTAGGATAAAAGACCTTAAATCATCTAGGTTGGAGATTCGGGCTTCTGGTAGCAAGGCACGAGTAAGAGTTATTAAAGTGTTTGAAGAGCAAATTATAACCTCAGAATCTACACATGAACTTCCAATCAAAGATGGGATAGTACAACCACTCCCAGAGGACGACATACTGAAAGTATCAGTAATAGACAGGTACGGCCATGGGAACATAGGTAATGGTTTTGTTGAAGGTTTCGGCATACGAGAGGGCGCCCTCGCATCCACAGTAGCCCATGATTCACATAATCTAATAGTTGTAGGCACTTCCACTGATTATATGATGAGGGCAGTTGAGATTCTTAGAAGGAGTGGTGGTGGACTTGTCGCGGTAGCCCCTAATGAATCCGTGCATCTTAGATTACCAGTTGCAGGTCTAATGTCACATGAGAGTGTGAACATTCTCGCATGTAAAGCTAGACAACTTAACGATTTTGTAGCGGATATGGGATCAAGCTTATCCAATCCTTTCATGACAATGTCATTCTTGTCACTCCTTGTAATCCCACAGTTGCGCTTGAGTGATAGAGGATTGTTTAATGTTGAAGAACGTCGCTTTGTTGATCCAATTTTATCTTAA
- a CDS encoding DUF2124 domain-containing protein, which yields MMEKVKEFKGIKGNLTAFREEVADVETIGYAGVPGVCTPFAELFAYAARDKSSIFIPNTDFKKARELILTEYGVELGDVNPYKVDALILLGGLSMPKIGAKIEDVKKLIDEALKEGGKVIGACFMDMFKKAGWYEKIDFDCVINADIEGFVLK from the coding sequence ATGATGGAGAAGGTTAAGGAGTTTAAGGGTATAAAAGGCAATTTAACAGCTTTCAGGGAAGAAGTTGCAGATGTTGAGACAATTGGATATGCTGGCGTCCCTGGAGTGTGCACACCATTCGCAGAACTTTTCGCATACGCTGCAAGAGACAAAAGTAGCATATTCATACCGAACACAGACTTTAAGAAGGCTAGGGAGCTCATATTAACTGAGTATGGTGTCGAACTAGGGGACGTAAACCCATATAAGGTGGATGCACTAATACTTTTAGGAGGCCTTTCAATGCCAAAGATAGGCGCCAAGATCGAAGATGTTAAAAAATTGATAGACGAGGCCCTAAAGGAAGGTGGAAAGGTTATCGGCGCCTGTTTCATGGACATGTTCAAAAAAGCGGGTTGGTATGAAAAAATAGACTTTGACTGTGTCATAAACGCTGACATCGAAGGATTCGTTTTAAAATAA
- a CDS encoding Hsp20/alpha crystallin family protein: protein MRKKLEKPFSMLEKRRLMAEKMIEDMIKNMREMQKEFEKKISEYTEALPEKPTLDLIETDEKLIIKTDLPGVKKEDINIELTEDSITITADFKEEIEVEEANYVKKERRYGEARRELKLPAKIKVDEAKATFEDGVLTVELPKVEVKKKHTLKVE from the coding sequence ATGAGAAAAAAGCTAGAAAAACCTTTCAGCATGCTGGAAAAAAGAAGATTAATGGCTGAGAAGATGATAGAAGATATGATAAAGAATATGAGAGAAATGCAAAAGGAATTTGAAAAGAAAATATCAGAGTATACAGAAGCTCTCCCAGAAAAACCAACCCTTGACCTTATAGAAACCGATGAGAAACTGATCATAAAAACAGATCTTCCAGGGGTTAAAAAGGAGGATATAAATATAGAGTTAACAGAGGACAGTATTACCATAACAGCAGATTTCAAGGAAGAAATAGAAGTGGAGGAAGCCAATTACGTGAAAAAAGAGCGCCGATATGGTGAAGCAAGGAGAGAATTGAAATTACCAGCTAAGATAAAAGTGGATGAGGCTAAGGCAACATTTGAGGATGGTGTTCTAACAGTAGAACTTCCAAAAGTGGAAGTTAAAAAGAAACACACTCTTAAAGTAGAATAA
- a CDS encoding bifunctional fructose-bisphosphatase/inositol-phosphate phosphatase, which translates to MGVVGMEKSEIYYWRSIAIEMAEKVQKAIAPLVGKEEAGEIIKMGADGTPTKLIDLVAEDETINVLENTGRPVTLISEEIGYLKIGEKEDSEHKIIFVVDPLDGTTNAIKSIPFYGISIAIAEYDSTDVLPSLNDVKMGFVKNFATNDIYEALRGHGAYLNGERIKPSRQESLEESSMGAFIYGTKFPKIDNICRIIRRMRILGSVALELSYVANGAYDAFMDLRGNLRVVDIAASKLIVEEAGGIVTTEKGEPLNGLLNVKERTSLIAAGNRQLHQEIMKALEVI; encoded by the coding sequence TTGGGTGTTGTTGGAATGGAAAAATCTGAAATTTATTATTGGAGGAGTATAGCGATCGAAATGGCTGAAAAAGTGCAAAAGGCCATAGCACCCCTCGTGGGTAAAGAAGAAGCTGGTGAAATAATAAAGATGGGCGCTGACGGGACGCCGACAAAATTAATAGATCTTGTAGCCGAAGATGAAACCATAAATGTCTTGGAAAATACTGGGAGACCAGTTACATTAATCAGCGAAGAGATAGGATACCTTAAAATAGGCGAAAAGGAAGATTCAGAGCACAAGATAATATTCGTTGTAGATCCCCTCGATGGAACCACAAACGCCATCAAAAGCATACCATTCTATGGCATATCCATCGCAATTGCAGAATACGATTCCACCGATGTTCTACCATCATTGAATGATGTGAAGATGGGCTTTGTTAAAAATTTCGCCACTAACGACATTTACGAGGCCCTAAGAGGACACGGAGCATACTTAAATGGCGAAAGGATAAAACCATCCAGACAAGAATCCCTTGAAGAATCTTCAATGGGTGCTTTCATCTACGGTACCAAATTCCCCAAAATCGATAATATATGTCGTATTATCCGTAGAATGAGAATATTAGGCTCAGTAGCATTAGAACTTTCATATGTTGCCAACGGTGCATATGATGCTTTCATGGACCTGCGAGGAAATCTGAGAGTGGTTGACATAGCCGCTTCAAAGTTAATAGTCGAAGAAGCTGGGGGTATAGTCACCACAGAAAAAGGAGAGCCTTTAAACGGTTTATTAAACGTTAAAGAGCGTACTTCACTTATAGCAGCTGGGAACAGGCAATTACACCAAGAGATAATGAAAGCATTGGAGGTTATCTAA
- a CDS encoding NOG1 family protein: protein MRLPPIPTSEELLNKAFSRARKAASAARTSRIPSQKKAKTIEIIRIQTACNIIKDKLKLIIERTPDIESLPEFYQDYIDVTVGIDPLKKSLGAINWAAGIISQLEREYRRRITKSRPSLASSIRKEAYGRISSVIKKIGDDLDFLDFTRNKLKNMPTVDFDAFTVVIAGFPNVGKSTILRRLTGAKPKVAEYPFTTKGIQIGYLEMKWNKIQVIDTPGLLDRPIDEMNNIELKAMVALENLADIILFIFDASETCGYPMESQYNLFKDLKRIFRIPFICVFNKIDLIENIKYIKKYTIKVEDPILISALEDEGVSRLIKRLEGLHEKKARKTFQHAGKKKING from the coding sequence ATGAGATTACCACCAATCCCAACGAGTGAAGAACTCTTAAACAAGGCATTTAGTAGGGCGCGGAAAGCCGCTTCAGCCGCTCGCACGTCAAGAATCCCAAGTCAAAAAAAGGCTAAAACAATAGAGATTATAAGGATCCAAACAGCTTGTAACATCATCAAGGACAAATTAAAATTGATAATAGAACGCACACCAGACATTGAAAGCTTGCCAGAATTCTACCAAGATTACATCGATGTAACAGTAGGGATAGACCCATTGAAAAAATCATTAGGGGCTATTAACTGGGCCGCTGGCATAATCAGCCAACTTGAAAGGGAATACAGGAGGCGTATAACTAAATCAAGACCCTCATTAGCATCATCTATCAGGAAAGAAGCATATGGTAGGATATCATCTGTTATAAAAAAAATTGGGGATGACCTAGATTTCTTGGATTTTACAAGGAACAAGTTAAAAAACATGCCTACAGTAGATTTTGATGCCTTCACTGTTGTTATCGCAGGATTTCCGAATGTTGGAAAATCAACAATATTGCGAAGATTGACAGGTGCCAAGCCAAAGGTTGCAGAATATCCTTTCACCACAAAGGGGATCCAAATAGGCTACCTTGAAATGAAATGGAACAAAATCCAAGTCATAGATACTCCAGGACTCCTAGATCGTCCAATCGATGAAATGAACAACATAGAATTAAAGGCTATGGTTGCATTGGAAAATTTGGCCGACATCATACTATTCATTTTTGACGCCTCTGAAACTTGCGGTTATCCTATGGAAAGCCAATATAACCTCTTTAAGGACTTGAAAAGGATATTCAGGATACCGTTCATTTGTGTGTTTAACAAAATTGATCTCATAGAAAATATTAAGTATATCAAAAAATATACTATAAAGGTTGAGGATCCTATACTTATCTCTGCATTAGAAGATGAGGGGGTCTCTAGATTAATAAAAAGATTGGAGGGTCTGCATGAGAAAAAAGCTAGAAAAACCTTTCAGCATGCTGGAAAAAAGAAGATTAATGGCTGA
- a CDS encoding NAD(+) kinase yields MRMGVVARLDIPKAITLAKKIIEFLIENDVEVSIDTSLADKIPEFKKLAKELKEMDVDIILTVGGDGTILRTQSFIEGKKIPLIGVNMGTVGFLTEIDPKNVFQELKEVLKGHYIIEERTQLDVYHHGKLPSALNEVVMMTREPAKMLHIQILVDDEVVEELRADGIIVATPSGSTAYSMSAGGPIVDPRVEAFIIVPICPFKLSARPLVVSDESKIRIKLLKKGKKAIAVVDGQFKEEVNYMEELIFQKSKNKAYFVRLSKNFYKKVREKLIEGGITPTKE; encoded by the coding sequence ATGCGTATGGGTGTTGTGGCGCGCCTAGACATTCCCAAGGCCATTACATTAGCAAAAAAAATTATTGAATTTTTAATAGAAAATGACGTTGAAGTCTCCATTGACACCTCACTAGCGGACAAAATCCCAGAATTCAAAAAATTGGCAAAAGAACTAAAGGAAATGGATGTTGACATCATCCTAACCGTTGGAGGTGACGGAACAATACTACGCACCCAAAGCTTCATAGAAGGGAAGAAAATACCATTAATTGGAGTGAACATGGGGACAGTAGGGTTTTTAACAGAAATCGACCCTAAAAATGTATTCCAAGAACTCAAGGAAGTCCTCAAGGGACATTATATAATAGAAGAGCGAACACAACTAGACGTCTACCATCACGGCAAATTACCATCAGCCCTCAACGAAGTTGTTATGATGACAAGAGAACCGGCAAAAATGTTACACATCCAAATATTAGTCGATGATGAAGTTGTTGAGGAGCTAAGGGCCGATGGGATAATAGTAGCAACTCCAAGCGGTTCCACAGCATACTCCATGTCAGCCGGGGGTCCTATCGTCGACCCAAGAGTAGAAGCATTCATAATAGTCCCAATATGCCCCTTCAAATTAAGCGCAAGACCCCTAGTAGTATCAGATGAAAGCAAAATCAGAATAAAATTATTAAAAAAAGGTAAAAAGGCCATAGCAGTGGTCGATGGACAATTCAAAGAAGAAGTAAATTATATGGAAGAACTAATCTTTCAAAAATCTAAAAACAAAGCCTACTTCGTAAGGTTAAGCAAAAACTTCTACAAAAAGGTCAGAGAAAAACTAATCGAAGGGGGTATAACACCCACCAAAGAATAG
- a CDS encoding pyruvoyl-dependent arginine decarboxylase, which produces MKVSITSGKSEGPTKLNAFDNALLDAGIGNVNLIKVSSIIPANARVVRLPALEIGSTVNCVLSHSISDSRGDLISAAIAVALSDNIGCVAENSGINKDPEIIREDAISMVEYMMKRRGEKIKNLIVEEINHKVKECGAVVAALVYL; this is translated from the coding sequence ATGAAGGTTTCAATTACATCAGGAAAGAGTGAAGGGCCAACGAAGTTAAATGCCTTTGATAATGCTCTTTTAGATGCTGGGATAGGTAATGTGAACCTTATAAAAGTTTCAAGTATAATCCCTGCCAATGCTCGAGTAGTTAGATTACCAGCTCTCGAGATAGGTTCGACCGTTAATTGCGTACTATCCCATAGCATCTCCGATAGTAGGGGGGATCTTATATCAGCCGCTATAGCAGTCGCACTATCTGATAATATAGGTTGTGTGGCTGAGAATAGTGGGATAAACAAGGATCCTGAGATTATACGGGAGGATGCCATTTCTATGGTTGAATATATGATGAAAAGGAGGGGTGAAAAGATAAAGAACTTAATAGTAGAAGAAATAAACCATAAAGTCAAAGAATGTGGTGCTGTAGTAGCAGCCCTAGTATACTTATAA
- a CDS encoding TIGR00300 family protein yields the protein MNAREVELSGHIIDSLILPKVLDVIMDMGGDFKILEFEIGKRKTDPSYARILVSAETPSHLNEILDELSEIGASIAEIKEVELRAAEKDKVLPDGFYSTTNHPTFIFYEGEWRQVQDIEMDCMIVVDPKTKTAKCKPIGEIKKGDLVVVGREGIRVSPPERPRGKKGIFEFMGSAVSSEKPLITTIKRIASEIITVKNNGGKIALVAGPAVVHTGSAPIVAKMIREGFIDVLFAGNALATHDIENALYGTSLGICVKTGESVSRGHHHHIYAINEINKAGSIKAAVEKGILNEGIMYECVKNNIPFVLAGSIRDDGPLPDVITDVVKAQNEMRRYIREVDMVLMIATMLHSIAVGNLLPSHVKSICVDINPAAVTKLADRGSSQVVGVVTDVGAFLPILWDEIKKNK from the coding sequence ATGAACGCTAGAGAAGTTGAACTTTCAGGTCATATAATTGACAGTTTAATCCTCCCAAAGGTCTTGGATGTTATAATGGATATGGGTGGAGATTTCAAGATACTCGAATTTGAGATCGGTAAAAGGAAGACTGATCCAAGCTATGCTAGAATACTCGTATCAGCCGAGACACCATCACATTTAAACGAAATACTCGATGAATTAAGCGAGATAGGCGCGTCAATAGCAGAGATAAAAGAAGTGGAGCTCCGAGCAGCTGAAAAAGATAAAGTGTTACCTGATGGTTTTTATTCCACGACAAATCATCCAACTTTCATCTTCTATGAAGGAGAATGGAGGCAAGTCCAGGATATTGAAATGGACTGTATGATAGTAGTAGACCCCAAGACAAAAACCGCAAAATGTAAACCAATAGGGGAAATAAAAAAAGGGGACCTAGTAGTTGTTGGAAGAGAGGGTATAAGAGTATCCCCACCAGAGAGACCACGTGGAAAAAAGGGAATCTTCGAATTCATGGGGAGCGCCGTATCATCTGAGAAACCTCTCATCACAACCATCAAGAGGATAGCATCCGAGATCATAACAGTGAAGAATAATGGTGGTAAAATCGCCCTCGTAGCGGGTCCAGCTGTTGTGCACACAGGATCAGCTCCCATTGTTGCCAAGATGATACGTGAAGGTTTCATTGACGTACTATTCGCGGGTAATGCCCTTGCAACCCATGATATCGAAAACGCCCTTTATGGCACATCTTTAGGTATTTGCGTCAAAACCGGCGAATCAGTAAGCAGAGGCCACCATCATCATATTTATGCCATAAATGAGATTAACAAGGCTGGTTCCATAAAAGCAGCAGTTGAAAAAGGTATATTAAATGAGGGTATAATGTATGAATGTGTGAAGAATAACATCCCATTTGTACTTGCGGGTTCCATAAGGGATGATGGACCGCTTCCAGATGTTATAACGGATGTTGTGAAAGCTCAGAATGAAATGCGACGCTATATTAGGGAAGTTGATATGGTACTGATGATAGCTACTATGCTCCATTCAATAGCCGTGGGAAATCTCTTACCATCCCATGTTAAGAGCATATGTGTGGATATAAACCCCGCAGCAGTTACTAAACTTGCTGATCGTGGCAGCTCCCAGGTTGTGGGTGTTGTAACAGATGTGGGGGCGTTCTTACCCATCCTCTGGGATGAAATCAAAAAGAACAAGTGA